Proteins from a single region of Corynebacterium casei LMG S-19264:
- a CDS encoding UvrD-helicase domain-containing protein, which yields MIRPEEWCPSDGLALEPYALTAVTSTGKNIVVAAGPGAGKTELLAQRADFLLRTGACPYPRRILAISFKVDAARNLRERVRRRVGSQLAAQFDSFTFHAFAKRIVDNYRPALTGQNALSPNYRLDVHNQIQYEQITFDDLVPLALEILKSNRYAKNGIRQTYSHVFLDEFQDATAPQYNLLKELFWDSRTFLTAVGDGKQKIMTWAGALNGILHTFADDFSAIPLPLYQNFRSAPRLRRMQNRMIAEMDPAAVSPGQELTGDDGVVEIRGFDTSSEESETLAERIQDWLDEGVDPGEIAVLVRQQAGLYTAPLGEELAKRGIPFRNEQESQDLNAEPAAVLVFNFLRVIAGDGQADAYVELMRFSNRSNLPEEESLQFDRRLKNLLQEARQKVRVSEGDHSAPQFWSIWTEKFLSLISRPTLVALSPSYQQGQRLDEVIHQALDAFEQELSNCGDVVVALKRLSGKEAVRFLNIHKCKGLEFEKVIILGVENEMFWGDKSNSLAEYFVAVSRAKNHLVLTWARFRPRPIGHVKRWDEFRTQHQRFINFGRGD from the coding sequence GTGATTCGCCCTGAGGAATGGTGTCCGTCCGATGGGCTGGCGCTGGAACCCTATGCTTTAACCGCTGTGACTAGTACAGGGAAAAATATTGTAGTGGCGGCAGGGCCGGGCGCTGGAAAAACGGAACTACTGGCGCAACGCGCGGATTTCCTGCTCCGCACTGGGGCATGCCCCTACCCCCGTCGCATCCTCGCCATCTCATTTAAGGTTGATGCTGCCCGAAACCTCCGTGAGCGAGTACGTCGACGTGTGGGAAGTCAACTTGCGGCTCAATTTGATAGTTTCACATTCCATGCATTCGCGAAACGGATTGTCGACAATTATCGCCCCGCTTTGACCGGACAAAATGCGCTTTCCCCCAATTATCGACTGGATGTGCATAACCAAATTCAGTATGAACAGATAACTTTCGATGACCTCGTCCCACTCGCCCTGGAAATTCTGAAATCCAATCGCTATGCCAAAAACGGGATCCGACAGACCTACAGTCACGTTTTTCTCGATGAATTCCAGGATGCAACAGCCCCCCAATATAACCTGCTAAAAGAACTCTTCTGGGACTCGCGTACCTTTCTGACAGCAGTGGGAGACGGAAAACAAAAGATCATGACGTGGGCCGGTGCCTTAAATGGAATCCTCCATACATTCGCAGATGATTTTTCAGCAATCCCACTGCCTCTCTATCAGAACTTCAGGTCAGCGCCTCGCCTGCGCAGGATGCAAAATCGCATGATTGCGGAGATGGATCCTGCCGCGGTTAGCCCCGGCCAAGAACTGACTGGAGACGACGGTGTCGTTGAAATAAGGGGATTTGATACTAGCTCCGAGGAGTCTGAAACCCTAGCGGAACGTATTCAAGACTGGCTCGACGAAGGAGTGGATCCGGGTGAGATTGCAGTCTTGGTGCGTCAACAGGCGGGGCTTTACACGGCGCCGCTTGGCGAGGAGCTTGCCAAGCGTGGTATCCCTTTTCGCAACGAACAAGAAAGTCAGGACTTGAATGCTGAACCAGCCGCAGTGTTGGTGTTCAACTTCCTTCGTGTCATAGCTGGTGATGGACAGGCTGATGCGTATGTCGAGCTTATGCGGTTTTCTAACCGCTCCAATTTGCCGGAAGAAGAGAGCCTGCAGTTTGACCGTCGCCTGAAAAACTTACTCCAGGAGGCACGCCAGAAGGTTCGGGTTTCTGAAGGCGATCACTCAGCGCCACAATTCTGGTCTATATGGACCGAGAAATTTCTGTCTCTTATATCCCGCCCGACCCTTGTGGCCTTGTCTCCTAGCTACCAGCAGGGCCAAAGGCTCGACGAAGTAATCCATCAAGCGCTTGATGCTTTCGAGCAGGAGCTTTCTAACTGTGGAGATGTAGTTGTGGCGCTGAAACGTCTGTCAGGAAAGGAGGCTGTTCGCTTCCTGAACATCCACAAATGCAAAGGACTGGAATTCGAAAAAGTCATCATTTTAGGGGTTGAGAATGAGATGTTTTGGGGAGATAAATCGAATTCTCTAGCTGAGTACTTTGTTGCTGTCTCACGTGCGAAAAACCATTTAGTTTTGACCTGGGCTCGATTTCGACCACGCCCTATAGGGCATGTTAAAAGGTGGGACGAGTTTAGAACTCAACACCAGAGGTTCATAAACTTTGGTCGTGGTGATTAG